A section of the Sporosarcina sp. ANT_H38 genome encodes:
- a CDS encoding alpha/beta hydrolase, whose protein sequence is MERKYSKELLDKLVEREETIMLKGVEVLVKNLPDSDEKGAMDPRLYKDMKNQLLLMKYMPKFLMKMDISPKGIKKLRKMFNGVKSNPIVKKNIEIEHRQVTGEDGNQIPIRIYTSETIRKNAQVLYFIHGGGFFGGSPDVVEEFVKLIVENTDILAVSVDYRLAPENPYPAGHKDCYSTLKWIYDHAESLGGDRSNIFVAGDSAGGNLTQYCTTRDMEDGLGMVKGQLLLYPTVNMAGIEDEYYKWSIDEYEMSPKHRSGIKMMLDMFGSLASLGDILGTTEIDNDYLTPYKKNPKGLPPTFITVGEHDFLKVESLAYAVKLAKAGVETKTVLYKGFGHAYADNVGVYPQSEDCAIEVGKFILEHTK, encoded by the coding sequence ATGGAAAGAAAATATTCAAAAGAATTATTAGATAAGCTTGTTGAACGTGAAGAAACCATTATGCTAAAGGGCGTAGAGGTTCTTGTTAAAAACTTGCCAGACAGTGATGAAAAAGGTGCAATGGATCCACGTCTGTATAAAGATATGAAAAATCAGCTTTTATTAATGAAATATATGCCGAAATTTTTAATGAAGATGGACATTTCGCCAAAAGGAATTAAAAAGCTCCGGAAAATGTTTAATGGGGTAAAAAGTAATCCTATCGTTAAAAAGAATATTGAAATAGAACATAGACAAGTGACAGGAGAAGACGGGAATCAGATTCCGATAAGAATTTACACATCAGAAACAATCAGAAAAAATGCCCAGGTTTTATATTTCATCCATGGTGGGGGATTCTTTGGAGGTTCCCCTGATGTTGTTGAGGAGTTTGTGAAGTTAATAGTAGAGAATACAGATATACTTGCAGTGTCTGTCGATTATAGGCTTGCACCAGAGAATCCATACCCGGCAGGTCATAAAGATTGTTATTCTACTTTAAAATGGATTTATGATCATGCCGAAAGTTTAGGTGGAGATAGGAGTAATATTTTTGTTGCGGGGGATAGTGCAGGAGGAAATTTAACGCAATATTGTACAACTAGGGATATGGAAGATGGATTAGGAATGGTTAAGGGTCAACTATTACTTTACCCGACAGTAAATATGGCTGGAATTGAAGATGAGTATTATAAATGGAGCATTGATGAATATGAGATGTCTCCTAAACATAGATCGGGTATAAAAATGATGTTAGACATGTTTGGTTCACTAGCATCATTAGGGGATATATTAGGGACTACAGAAATAGATAATGACTATTTAACACCATATAAGAAGAATCCTAAGGGTTTACCACCAACCTTTATTACAGTAGGCGAGCATGATTTTCTCAAAGTAGAAAGCCTAGCCTATGCAGTAAAGTTAGCCAAGGCAGGAGTAGAAACGAAAACGGTGTTATATAAAGGCTTTGGACACGCATATGCTGATAATGTAGGAGTCTATCCTCAAAGTGAGGATTGTGCAATTGAAGTGGGTAAGTTTATTTTAGAACACACAAAGTAA
- a CDS encoding S-layer homology domain-containing protein translates to MIKKLLTVVGVLLLTCSLTLSSTSAASTERFSDVPLSKHFAESVYDLAERNIIGGYPDGTFRPSNTITRGQAAAIIAKMIKLDTSKVKDPGFKDVPKANGYYKAIAALVEKGIISGYGDGRYGPNDTITRGQMASILVKAFDLPRYDFNSYKSPFEDVKRGTGHDRSILIIYRLGITTGTSPDRFSPNQSVTRGQAAKMLRTTEEAKLPIVTVRASDYKWEQFKMYDSNHEDSGLFNAVVGSNKPNSSTSDKIHLVPLQEGTGTFSVALVYSGNPDKKYYRKYYVHIKEVDGNLKLTLEETDDFLTTPAVLDVRDKEQVLNVSLSTMDGKKLSDNAEFRKCLSFSRSDCRDADQTDAEGNYNNIRIAIDKPGQYIATVRFVGGEEVRYGIEAVSSAPSFYYGIRTLEEKPTASVDLGADYNIGKHVIPKDAEQIAVITRDAGSNMFHAAGKKRGSFDIRLPDHNKTDLINIGVRVHELGPIIHVEIYESIDMHM, encoded by the coding sequence ATGATAAAGAAACTTCTTACAGTAGTCGGCGTGCTATTGCTGACATGCAGCCTGACTTTATCCAGCACGTCTGCCGCAAGCACAGAGCGATTTTCAGACGTACCGTTATCAAAGCATTTTGCAGAATCTGTTTATGATCTGGCAGAACGCAATATTATCGGAGGCTATCCGGACGGCACATTTAGACCCAGTAATACTATCACGAGAGGACAGGCGGCTGCGATCATCGCAAAGATGATCAAATTGGACACTTCTAAAGTGAAGGATCCGGGGTTTAAAGATGTCCCGAAAGCAAACGGCTACTATAAAGCGATTGCCGCATTGGTGGAAAAAGGCATTATAAGTGGATACGGAGATGGACGTTACGGTCCGAACGATACTATCACGCGTGGACAGATGGCTTCGATACTTGTTAAAGCGTTCGATCTGCCGCGTTATGATTTCAACTCGTATAAAAGTCCATTCGAAGATGTTAAACGAGGGACAGGTCATGATCGGAGCATTCTGATCATCTATAGACTTGGCATCACGACAGGAACGTCTCCTGACAGATTCAGCCCGAACCAGTCCGTCACAAGAGGACAAGCGGCCAAAATGTTGAGAACGACGGAAGAAGCGAAGTTACCGATTGTTACGGTGCGGGCAAGCGACTACAAATGGGAACAGTTTAAAATGTACGATTCAAATCATGAAGATTCTGGTTTGTTCAATGCGGTTGTCGGAAGCAATAAACCAAATAGCAGTACTTCGGATAAGATCCACTTAGTCCCGCTCCAAGAAGGGACGGGTACATTCAGTGTCGCTTTAGTGTATTCAGGAAATCCTGATAAAAAATACTACCGAAAGTATTATGTGCATATCAAAGAAGTGGATGGCAACCTAAAGTTGACGCTAGAGGAGACAGACGATTTTCTCACTACACCAGCAGTTCTCGATGTAAGGGATAAAGAACAGGTCCTGAACGTTTCGCTCTCCACAATGGACGGAAAGAAGCTGTCTGACAATGCGGAGTTCAGAAAATGTCTCTCGTTCAGTCGCTCTGATTGCCGCGATGCCGACCAGACCGATGCTGAAGGTAACTATAATAATATCCGTATCGCGATCGATAAGCCGGGTCAATATATTGCCACTGTCCGTTTCGTCGGTGGAGAAGAAGTACGGTACGGGATCGAAGCGGTAAGTTCCGCTCCGTCTTTTTATTATGGCATCCGTACACTTGAGGAAAAGCCGACTGCATCAGTGGATCTGGGAGCAGACTACAACATAGGAAAGCACGTAATTCCAAAAGATGCTGAGCAGATTGCCGTAATCACAAGAGATGCGGGAAGCAACATGTTCCATGCTGCAGGAAAGAAAAGAGGCTCCTTCGATATTAGGCTACCAGACCATAACAAGACTGATCTTATAAATATCGGTGTACGTGTTCATGAATTGGGCCCAATTATTCATGTTGAGATATATGAATCGATTGACATGCATATGTGA
- a CDS encoding S-layer homology domain-containing protein has translation MKKTIVLLLSMMLVFIGSGEVAKAEGFSDVKTTHPFYQHMMYLYDEGIIQGDDNNRFVPDKNVTRGEAILMIARTQGLNTTKRKTVFSDVASSSIASGAIQSAYEKGIVPSNKEGKFYPNDPVKRSDMAILLASAFSMVDEELIPFNDITVSSKAFSSIRKVIAAGVAQGHSDGTFRPDKLVSRADFSGFLARAKNDEFRLAVNVCGYNPESRTNPDRQTMNCLITKAAQQSASVIPPEIVKAVASVESNNWKHFDASGEPIITADGGIGLMQITNTEGYDEERLKYDLPYNIKAGIDFLVKNFKRSDLPKVANHNPQNLESWYFAIMAYNGTKAVNSPFYQATGKRNGTAYQEKVYQELSENGLVATNIKSIAMTKDDFYYDMNNTIKFKKKSLSLSKKATVSKELLKAGDVVTYTASGMRANPNTKATLIPTTLVDIMTIIGAPVYDKQKNSTNLFVWYPVRAVQKGKTISGYIASPYIRQS, from the coding sequence TTGAAAAAAACGATAGTTTTATTATTGTCTATGATGTTGGTATTTATAGGGAGTGGGGAAGTAGCTAAAGCTGAAGGGTTTTCTGATGTTAAAACTACTCATCCCTTTTATCAACACATGATGTATTTATATGATGAGGGTATTATACAAGGCGATGACAATAACCGTTTTGTGCCCGATAAAAATGTTACGCGTGGAGAAGCTATCTTAATGATTGCCAGAACGCAAGGTTTAAATACGACGAAACGCAAAACTGTTTTTTCGGATGTAGCTAGTTCAAGCATAGCTTCGGGTGCCATTCAATCTGCTTATGAAAAAGGCATTGTTCCGAGTAATAAAGAAGGAAAGTTCTATCCGAATGATCCTGTCAAACGTTCTGATATGGCCATTTTACTTGCGAGTGCATTCTCGATGGTTGATGAAGAGTTGATCCCTTTTAACGATATAACGGTGAGTTCAAAAGCCTTTTCATCGATTCGAAAAGTGATTGCAGCGGGTGTAGCACAAGGTCATTCTGATGGAACCTTCCGACCAGACAAACTAGTGTCACGAGCGGATTTCTCAGGGTTTTTAGCAAGGGCAAAGAATGATGAATTTCGCTTAGCTGTTAATGTATGTGGATATAATCCGGAGAGTCGTACGAATCCTGATCGTCAGACGATGAACTGTTTAATCACGAAAGCTGCTCAGCAATCAGCTTCGGTAATTCCGCCGGAAATTGTCAAAGCAGTTGCATCTGTAGAAAGTAATAACTGGAAGCATTTCGATGCTAGTGGAGAACCTATTATTACGGCCGATGGTGGGATTGGCTTGATGCAAATAACAAATACAGAGGGATATGATGAGGAACGTTTGAAATATGATTTACCTTATAATATTAAAGCAGGCATTGATTTTTTAGTGAAAAATTTCAAGCGAAGTGATTTACCTAAAGTCGCCAATCACAATCCTCAAAATCTCGAAAGCTGGTATTTTGCGATCATGGCTTATAACGGGACAAAGGCAGTGAATAGCCCGTTTTATCAAGCAACGGGTAAAAGAAACGGCACAGCTTACCAGGAAAAAGTGTATCAAGAGTTAAGTGAAAATGGATTAGTTGCGACAAATATTAAATCGATTGCAATGACGAAAGACGACTTCTATTATGATATGAATAATACAATAAAATTCAAAAAGAAATCACTGAGCTTATCTAAAAAAGCAACAGTGTCTAAGGAGTTATTGAAAGCTGGCGATGTAGTTACCTATACTGCGTCGGGCATGCGCGCAAACCCAAATACCAAAGCTACACTTATTCCAACGACTTTGGTGGATATAATGACAATTATCGGGGCTCCTGTATACGATAAACAAAAAAATTCGACCAACCTGTTTGTTTGGTATCCGGTTCGTGCAGTTCAGAAAGGCAAGACCATATCAGGCTATATTGCTTCACCATATATTCGCCAAAGTTAA
- a CDS encoding SMI1/KNR4 family protein: MSILPVRLDEVLGEEIYKREDSNLVQDALIRLGVNVSDTFQEFYIQYAGPFWEEHVPFELLDIANEEINIETYTLISRKEHGFPKQYLVLSEMSANAVLVLDTVTDKVYIVNFEGGDELLLKGELKETWSSFFDFLKAYFNC; the protein is encoded by the coding sequence ATGAGTATTTTGCCTGTGAGACTAGATGAAGTTCTAGGAGAAGAAATATATAAACGTGAAGATAGCAATCTAGTACAGGATGCTTTAATAAGGCTAGGTGTAAACGTATCAGATACTTTCCAAGAATTTTATATCCAGTATGCAGGACCTTTTTGGGAAGAGCATGTACCCTTTGAATTATTAGATATAGCAAATGAAGAAATTAATATTGAAACATACACACTCATTTCTAGAAAAGAACATGGTTTTCCGAAGCAGTATCTGGTTTTAAGTGAAATGTCTGCAAATGCTGTATTAGTGCTGGATACTGTAACAGATAAAGTTTATATAGTTAATTTTGAGGGTGGAGATGAACTGCTTTTAAAAGGAGAGCTAAAGGAAACTTGGTCATCGTTTTTTGATTTCTTGAAGGCGTATTTTAATTGTTAA
- the imm47 gene encoding Imm47 family immunity protein: MPDNLRNSIWYGSKSSKEEIEELKQLLLKISTEKDCILVINELLKVGDFSAKGLLIQLLNSSEEENVLNLGVRLFCSILTHEDLLETGNFEFLSNASEDTISTFASCAIDTMSYNVIPLLLVLLEDWEDTNIEVEIRNTLEIYLNYTKDIGENASVEEIGQLYNNLLKSIDDSLYYYFSEPSFPGALAKELIQASVASMNQSRPLGRDLIPTLLSIWSGVKCPVEYNTVINDEKFKQLLNYVEDLSEMDWKSGGKYFYGHLLNS; encoded by the coding sequence ATGCCTGATAATTTGAGGAACAGTATATGGTATGGCTCAAAAAGTAGTAAAGAAGAAATTGAAGAATTAAAACAATTACTTCTAAAAATTTCTACAGAGAAAGACTGTATTCTTGTAATAAATGAATTATTAAAGGTAGGAGACTTTTCTGCAAAAGGTTTATTAATTCAATTATTAAACTCATCCGAAGAAGAAAATGTATTGAATCTAGGTGTGAGGCTATTTTGCTCTATTTTAACACATGAAGATTTGTTAGAGACCGGTAATTTTGAGTTCTTATCAAATGCCTCTGAAGACACTATCTCAACTTTTGCATCGTGTGCAATAGACACTATGTCCTATAATGTAATACCTCTTCTTTTAGTACTACTTGAAGATTGGGAGGATACAAATATAGAAGTAGAGATTAGAAATACTTTGGAAATATATTTGAATTATACGAAGGATATTGGTGAAAATGCCTCGGTTGAAGAAATTGGTCAGTTATATAATAATTTACTAAAAAGTATTGATGATAGTTTATATTATTATTTTAGCGAGCCTTCCTTCCCAGGCGCTTTAGCAAAAGAACTGATTCAAGCATCTGTAGCATCAATGAATCAAAGTAGACCTTTAGGGAGGGATTTAATACCAACACTATTATCAATTTGGAGTGGGGTAAAATGCCCTGTTGAGTATAATACAGTCATTAATGATGAGAAGTTTAAGCAATTGCTTAATTACGTAGAAGATCTTTCAGAAATGGATTGGAAATCTGGTGGGAAATACTTTTACGGACATTTATTAAATAGTTAA
- a CDS encoding mechanosensitive ion channel family protein: MIFIRNRLLGYGVDSTWVDSISFVILISFIVVLCIIANFITKQVIIRFITHILSKHKFKWDSILSRRNVFRQMSHFVPAIIIYSFASSFPTYQKAIETLALAYIMIVALNVINRLLSVCNDIYQTYEVSKTKPIKGYIQVAKIVVFIVGTILVIATLIGESPVILLSGIGALSAVFMLVFKDSILGLVAGIQLSANDMVRVGDWIEMPKYGADGDVIDISLNTVMVQNFDRTITMIPSYALISDSFINWRGMQESGGRRIKRALYIDTTSITFCTKEMIEEFKHIHYLKDYIVQREREIEESNSKNNVDRNNRVNGRALTNIGVFRAYIIEYLKQHPGIHKEMTLMVRQLAPGEHGLPLEIYAFTKSVQWAVHENVQANTFDHLIAVVDQFGLRLFQNPSGNDLNWMKDQPSIDE, from the coding sequence ATGATCTTTATCCGAAATCGTCTTTTAGGATACGGCGTGGATTCGACATGGGTTGACAGTATTTCCTTTGTCATTTTGATTAGTTTTATCGTAGTACTTTGTATCATTGCAAACTTCATTACTAAACAGGTGATTATCCGTTTTATCACACATATTTTAAGCAAGCACAAGTTCAAGTGGGATAGTATTTTATCGAGAAGAAACGTTTTCCGTCAAATGTCTCATTTTGTTCCTGCGATTATTATTTACTCTTTTGCATCGTCTTTCCCGACTTATCAAAAGGCAATCGAAACGTTAGCGCTCGCGTATATTATGATTGTCGCATTAAATGTAATTAATCGGTTATTAAGCGTTTGTAATGACATTTATCAAACGTACGAAGTGTCAAAAACGAAGCCGATAAAAGGCTATATCCAAGTTGCCAAAATTGTAGTCTTTATCGTAGGGACCATTTTGGTGATTGCTACACTGATTGGAGAAAGCCCGGTCATTCTACTTAGTGGAATAGGTGCTCTTTCGGCAGTGTTTATGTTGGTGTTTAAAGATTCGATTCTAGGACTAGTTGCGGGGATCCAGTTATCCGCCAATGATATGGTCCGCGTTGGCGATTGGATTGAAATGCCGAAGTACGGAGCAGATGGGGATGTCATTGATATTTCCTTGAATACGGTAATGGTGCAGAACTTTGATCGCACGATTACGATGATCCCAAGTTATGCGTTGATCTCCGATTCTTTTATTAACTGGAGAGGGATGCAGGAATCTGGCGGTAGACGTATTAAGCGCGCCTTGTATATTGACACGACAAGTATTACATTTTGCACGAAGGAAATGATTGAGGAATTTAAACACATCCATTATTTGAAGGATTATATTGTTCAGCGTGAACGTGAGATAGAGGAATCGAATAGCAAAAATAATGTCGACCGCAACAATCGGGTGAATGGAAGAGCGCTAACAAATATTGGCGTCTTCCGAGCATACATCATTGAATATCTAAAACAGCATCCGGGCATTCATAAAGAGATGACGTTGATGGTTCGTCAGCTAGCTCCTGGAGAGCACGGATTGCCATTAGAAATTTATGCTTTTACCAAGAGTGTGCAATGGGCTGTCCATGAAAATGTACAGGCAAATACGTTTGATCATCTAATTGCAGTTGTGGATCAATTTGGACTTCGCTTATTTCAAAATCCGTCGGGTAATGATCTTAATTGGATGAAGGATCAACCCAGCATCGACGAATAA
- a CDS encoding T6SS immunity protein Tdi1 domain-containing protein, which translates to METIFSDFIKHETVDEDVILKYKDKLPEELIEIWGKYGFGSFVNDYLKVINPDDYLDILERSYLRYEQAIPIFTTAMGDIIVWEKDKYVNLLNFRKGYVNVVSSGFEFFFDDLKDNDFMNDELMWQPYPEATSKYSAPNYDECFGYTPLLGLGGTEKAENLKTVKLIEHILIATEFMGPIE; encoded by the coding sequence GTGGAAACTATATTTAGCGATTTTATTAAACATGAAACTGTTGATGAAGATGTTATTTTGAAGTATAAGGATAAACTTCCTGAAGAGCTAATAGAAATATGGGGAAAATATGGTTTTGGTAGTTTCGTAAATGACTATTTAAAAGTTATTAATCCAGACGATTATTTAGATATTTTAGAGAGAAGTTACCTAAGGTATGAGCAAGCGATTCCTATTTTTACAACCGCAATGGGTGATATTATAGTATGGGAGAAAGATAAGTATGTAAATTTGTTAAACTTTAGGAAAGGATATGTTAATGTTGTTTCATCCGGATTTGAATTCTTTTTTGATGATTTAAAAGATAATGACTTTATGAACGATGAATTAATGTGGCAGCCTTATCCTGAAGCGACTAGTAAATATAGTGCCCCTAACTATGACGAGTGTTTTGGATACACCCCTTTATTAGGATTAGGTGGAACAGAAAAAGCTGAAAATCTAAAAACAGTGAAACTAATAGAGCATATATTAATTGCCACTGAATTCATGGGTCCTATTGAATAA